In Pyricularia oryzae 70-15 chromosome 2, whole genome shotgun sequence, one genomic interval encodes:
- a CDS encoding threonine aldolase, producing the protein MPIINSVFMSRSVIFRRFANTSTRKLHSSLLLIPSRRHYSNMDSATPTQNGSHPAKSTWVGYQGAAGLDLRSDTMTTPTPSMLAAIQTTTLLDDVFKEDPTTNELEEFCAKLTGKEAGLFVLSGTMGNVLGLRALLTQPPHSILCDHRSHIFKYEAGGVTSLTGAMLHLVTPKNGLYMTLEDIKENIVLDSDIHSCPTRVISLENTLGGVVMPLEEARRIADFARQTGKVRVHCDGARLWEAVASGAGSLKEYGACFDTINLCFSKGLGAPCGSILVGPKDIIDHARWIRKSIGGGLRQSGVLTSAARVAVEETFGKGDSGEGGLLKHTHDLAKEVGAMWTALGGKLTYPVHTNMCWLDLDAAGISGARFVEIGEQEGLKLGQGRIITHYQIWQNREVAVPKLKRVFERAMAEGGGKPNGQSEAGSKSQYATK; encoded by the exons CAAGACGGCACTACAGCAACATGGACAGCGCGACCCCAACCCAAAATGGCAGCCATCCGGCCAAGAGCACATGGGTGGGCTACCAAGGTGCTGCCGGTCTTGACCTGAGGA GCGACACCATGACGACTCCTACGCCTTCCATGCTTGCAGCTATCCAGACGACCACTCTCCTGGACGATGTTTTCAAGGAGGATCCCACCACCAACGAACTCGAGGAGTTTTGTGCCAAACTCACCGGCAAGGAGGCTggtctttttgttctttcggGGACCATGGGCAACGTGCTTGGGCTGCGCGCCTTGTTGACCCAGCCGCCACACAGCATTCTTTGCGATCACCGCTCTCATATTTTCAAATACGAGGCTGGCGG TGTCACTTCCTTGACTGGCGCCATGCTCCACCTCGTCACGCCCAAAAACGGCTTGTATATGACGCTGGAGGACATCAAGGAGAATATAGTTCTCGACTCAGACATCCACTCGTGCCCCACGCGCGTCATCAGCCTGGAGAACACTCTGGGAGGTGTGGTGATGCCCTTGGAAGAAGCGAGACGAATTGCCGATTTTGCACGCCAGACGGGCAAAGTCCGCGTCCACTGTGACGGTGCCCGCCTGTGGGAGGCCGTCGCTTCCGGGGCCGGATCCCTTAAAGAATATGGCGCCTGCTTCGACACCATCAACCTGTGCTTCTCCAAGGGTCTGGGCGCCCCTTGTGGTAGCATCCTCGTCGGCCCAAAGGACATCATCGACCATGCGCGTTGGATACGCAAGTCCATCGGCGGTGGGCTCCGGCAGAGCGGTGTCCTCACATCCGCCGCCCGTGTCGCCGTGGAGGAGACTTTTGGCAAGGGCGACAGCGGCGAGGGAGGACTACTCAAGCACACGCACGACTTGGCCAAGGAGGTAGGGGCCATGTGGACTGCTCTCGGCGGCAAGTTGACCTACCCGGTGCACACAAACATGTGCTGGCTGGACCTTGACGCGGCCGGAATCTCGGGGGCCAGGTTTGTGGAGATTGGGGAACAGGAGGGCTTGAAGCTGGGACAAGGGAGGATTATTACACACTACCAGATATGGCAGAACAGGGAAGTGGCTGTCCCTAAGCTCAAGCGCGTATTCGAGAGGGCCATGGCAGAGGGAGGTGGCAAGCCTAATGGCCAGAGTGAAGCTGGGTCAAAGTCACAGTACGCAACCAAATGA
- a CDS encoding glycolipid 2-alpha-mannosyltransferase encodes MFRRLRRMPRRLHPLFVAAMWLAIPLALESIYHQRSYNVPIPEREMDSAFFGSEGCLDPEEMAKGPREKAALVMLARNSELEQAKHTVESVERRFNRWFHYPVVFFNDEEWDPEFVRQLNATVSGEARFEIIPRDVWYFPSWMDADKAKASIKDQGDRGVSHGGLEGYHHMCRFYSGKFYNLEALKEFKWYWRLEPDVDFTCSITYDPFVEMAKRNKKYGFTISLWEERDTCPTLFRHMADWKEANDVPTNNLWKAAVSASWVPWPFRNLVAWLSHRDRFGDMWSGCHYWSNFEIADMDFFRGKRYQDMFEYLDKKGGFYFERWGDAAVHSIAVAMLLDPSQVHHFDDIGYRHDQLYQCPVNSPGSQLPDNPSLGTDKNWAPSAEGGVGCRCECDGRTTPRNHPGYCLNKLKAPNTRSRPWFTWLL; translated from the exons atgtTCCGAAGGCTCAGACGCATGCCACGGCGGCTGCACCCGCTTTTCGTCGCGGCAATGTGGCTCGCCATCCCGCTCGCGCTCGAGAGCATATATCACCAGCGCAGCTACAACGTGCCGATCCCGGAGCGCGAGATGGACTCTGCCTTTTTCGGCAGCGAGGGCTGCCTGGACCCGGAGGAGATGGCCAAGGGGCCGCGCGAGAAGGCGGCGCTCGTCATGCTGGCGCGCAACTCAGAGCTGGAGCAGGCCAAGCACACGGTCGAGTCGGTCGAGCGCCGCTTCAACCGCTGGTTCCACTACCCCGTGGTGTTTTTCAACGACGAGGAGTGGGACCCAGAGTTTGTGCGCCAGCTGAATGCTACGGTCAGCGGAGAGGCAAGGTTTGAGATCATACCGAGGGACGTGTGGTATTTCCCGAGCTGGATGGATGCGGACAAGGCAAAGGCTAGCATCAAGGATCAGGGTGATAGGGGGGTCTCGCATGGTGGGTTGGAGGGGTATCATCACATGTGCCGTTTTTACTCTGG TAAGTTCTACAACCTCGAGGCGCTCAAGGAGTTCAAGTGGTACTGGAGGTTAGAGCCCGACGTCGACTTTACGTGCTCGATAACCTACGACCCCTTTGTCGAAATGGCCAAGCGCAACAAGAAATATGGCTTTACGATATCGCTCTGGGAGGAGCGCGACACGTGCCCAACCTTGTTTCGCCACATGGCCGACTGGAAGGAGGCCAACGACGTCCCGACCAACAACCTCTGGAAGGCAGCCGTCTCGGCCTCGTGGGTGCCCTGGCCGTTCCGCAACCTCGTCGCCTGGCTGTCGCACAGGGACAGGTTCGGCGACATGTGGAGCGGCTGCCACTACTGGAGCAACTTTGAAATTGCCGACATGGACTTTTTCCGTGGGAAAAGGTACCAGGACATGTTTGAGTACCTGGACAAGAAGGGCGGGTTCTACTTTGAGCGG TGGGGCGATGCTGCAGTTCACTCCATCGCGGTCGCCATGCTCCTGGACCCATCCCAGGTCCACCACTTTGACGACATAGGCTACCGGCACGATCAGCTGTACCAGTGTCCCGTCAACTCCCCCGGCAGCCAGCTCCCCGACAACCCCAGCCTGGGGACGGACAAGAACTGGGCTCCCTCGGCCGAGGGGGGAGTCGGGTGCCGCTGCGAGTGCGACGGCAGGACGACGCCGCGCAACCACCCAGGGTACTGTCTAAACAAGCTCAAGGCGCCCAACACCAGGAGCCGGCCCTGGTTCACGTGGTTATTGTGA